Genomic window (Bacillus vallismortis):
GTAAAAAGCTGTTTTGCTTAAGCAAAACAGCTTTTTTATCGAAAAAAACTGCAGGTTTGCGCCTGCAGTTTTTCATATCAATTTATGCTTACGCTTCTTTAGTAACGTTAGCAGCTTGTGGTCCACGGTTGCCTTCAACGATTTCGAAAGAAACTGTTTGGCCTTCTTCTAAAGTTTTGAAGCCTTCGCCTTGAATAGCAGAGAAATGAACGAATACATCGTCTTGACCTTCTACTTCGATGAATCCGAAACCTTTTTCAGAGTTGAACCATTTTACTTTACCTTCTAACATGAAATTTCCTCCTAAAGCGATCATAACGCTTAAATTCACTATTCTTGCTCTTAACAAACTTTCAAGACGAAAACTCTTACAAAACTTTCTTCTTAAAGATAGTTCGAACAAAAATAATTACCTTTACTCTACCAGTAATCTTCAGAAAAAACAACTGCTAAACGAAACTTTTTCGTGAAATACCATATTTATTTTTCAATTTGATATTTATTCACTGAAATTCATCTGCTTTCTCGATACGTGATCATACGTTTGCCTGAGATATCTTCTTTTAGGGAAGAGAATATAATAGGAATTGACAACCCTACTGGATATGAGTAAGGTAAAACGTATCAATATTGCAAATGACAATGTTTATCAACTAAAGAGAGCGTTTGATTTTTATGTATGATATTGCTTGCATGCTCTAATACATAGATAGGAGTATGGTCACAATGAAAAAGTGGCTTATATGCAGTTTTGTTTTTATTCTACTCGTTTCATTCACTGCATGCTCACCGTCGGCAGAACATGAATCGATAAAAATCGGAATTGCTGAGTCTGACGAGGCAATATGGAACTATATTGCTGAAAAGGCAGAAGAGACGGGGTTGGATATTCAACTGATTCTTTTTTCTGATTATGCGGAGTCTGATATCGCGCTTGCAAATAAAGAAATTGATGCCAACGCCTTGCAAACCATTTCATATTTTCAGTCGTTCACTGAAAAATACAAACATAAGCTGGCGCCGCTCGGTACGACATACATAACGCCTATGGGCATTTATTCAAAACGATATGGCCGAATTCAAGATATACCACGAGGAGCTGTTGTTTCCGTTCCGGATAAAGTGTTTGATTTTGGAAGGGCGCTTACGATGCTTCAGGAGGCGGGGTTGCTAACGCTGAAAAACGGATTTAACGGAACAGGTTCAGTCGATATGATCAAAGACAATCCGAGACACCTGAAATTGAAAGCAGTCCGGCAACAGGATGCTGTGAGAGGTGCCGACGTGTTTGTCATGAAACCTTCTGAAGCAAAAAAAGCGGGGTTGAGCCTGGAAAAACATGCTTTAAAGAGCGGCGGGCTCATGTCCAAGGAAGAGATGAATTTGATTGTTGTCAGAGCGGAGGATCAAGATCGGGAAGCACTGCAAACCATTATCGAGCTCTATCAAGCTGATGATACAGCGGCATTTATAGAAAAAAAGTATCGGGGAGACCTTGTCCCGGCTTTTCTGCCTTTGAAACGTCTTTCAGATTGGAAGAATGAATTCGAACATTGAATTCATTCTTTTTTTTCTGAAAAACACACTTTGTTCCGTCCCGCTTCTTTCGCTTTGTACAACATTTGATCGGCAAGAATCGGCAAAGATTCTGGATGCTCTGTATTATTGGGATAATGAGCAGCCCCCAGTGATATCGTAACTGACAGCTCATCGCCGTTTGTTAATGCAATCGGTGTATCACTGACAGCGCGCCTGATCCGTTCCGCGATTTGGGCTGCTTTATCAAG
Coding sequences:
- a CDS encoding MetQ/NlpA family ABC transporter substrate-binding protein, with the translated sequence MKKWLICSFVFILLVSFTACSPSAEHESIKIGIAESDEAIWNYIAEKAEETGLDIQLILFSDYAESDIALANKEIDANALQTISYFQSFTEKYKHKLAPLGTTYITPMGIYSKRYGRIQDIPRGAVVSVPDKVFDFGRALTMLQEAGLLTLKNGFNGTGSVDMIKDNPRHLKLKAVRQQDAVRGADVFVMKPSEAKKAGLSLEKHALKSGGLMSKEEMNLIVVRAEDQDREALQTIIELYQADDTAAFIEKKYRGDLVPAFLPLKRLSDWKNEFEH
- the cspB gene encoding cold shock-like protein CspB encodes the protein MLEGKVKWFNSEKGFGFIEVEGQDDVFVHFSAIQGEGFKTLEEGQTVSFEIVEGNRGPQAANVTKEA